One Methylomonas sp. LL1 DNA window includes the following coding sequences:
- the hslU gene encoding ATP-dependent protease ATPase subunit HslU, giving the protein MSQMTPREIVSELDKHIIGQADAKRSVAIALRNRWRRSQVAPELREEITPKNILMIGPTGVGKTEIARRLARLANAPFIKIEATKFTEVGYVGRDVESIIRDLVDTAVKMTRMTEMEKVQNRAADAAEEKVLDILLPRAEGGMLSETEESTRQKMRKKLREGGLDDKEIQIDVNAPSVGVEIMAPPGMEEMTSQLQGMFQNLGSGRTKTRKLKIKDALKLLQEEEAAKLVNEDEIKQSALESVEQHGIVFLDEIDKICKRSEMGGGEVSREGVQRDLLPLVEGSTVSTKYGMIKTDHILFIASGAFHLTKPSDLIPELQGRFPIRVELSALSAEDFVRILTEPDASLTEQYQALLATEGVEVSFSDDGIQRIAELGWQVNESVENIGARRLHTILEKLLEEISFDAPDLLEKTIRIDAAYVDAHLRELAADEDLSRYIL; this is encoded by the coding sequence ATGAGTCAAATGACCCCTAGAGAAATCGTCAGCGAACTGGATAAACACATCATCGGCCAGGCCGATGCCAAGCGCTCGGTGGCGATTGCGTTGCGCAACCGCTGGCGCCGTAGCCAAGTGGCGCCTGAATTGCGCGAGGAAATCACGCCGAAAAATATTCTGATGATAGGCCCGACCGGCGTCGGTAAAACCGAAATCGCCCGTCGTTTGGCGCGTCTGGCTAACGCGCCGTTCATCAAAATTGAAGCGACCAAGTTTACCGAAGTCGGTTACGTCGGCCGCGACGTCGAGTCCATCATTCGCGATCTGGTCGATACCGCGGTGAAGATGACCCGGATGACGGAGATGGAAAAAGTCCAAAACCGCGCCGCCGATGCCGCCGAGGAAAAAGTACTGGACATATTATTGCCCAGGGCCGAGGGTGGCATGTTGTCGGAGACGGAAGAATCGACCCGTCAAAAAATGCGCAAGAAACTGCGCGAGGGCGGCCTCGACGATAAGGAGATTCAGATCGATGTCAACGCACCTTCGGTGGGTGTCGAGATCATGGCGCCGCCCGGCATGGAAGAAATGACCAGCCAGTTGCAGGGTATGTTTCAAAATCTCGGCAGCGGCCGCACCAAAACCCGCAAGTTGAAGATCAAGGATGCTCTGAAACTGTTGCAGGAAGAAGAAGCCGCCAAACTGGTCAACGAAGACGAAATCAAGCAAAGCGCGCTGGAATCGGTCGAGCAGCACGGCATCGTGTTTCTGGATGAAATCGACAAAATCTGCAAGCGCTCGGAAATGGGCGGCGGCGAAGTCTCGCGCGAAGGCGTGCAACGCGATTTGCTGCCGCTGGTGGAAGGCAGCACGGTCAGTACCAAATACGGCATGATCAAGACCGATCATATTTTGTTCATCGCCTCTGGCGCGTTTCATCTGACCAAGCCGTCCGATTTGATTCCGGAATTGCAAGGCCGTTTCCCGATTCGGGTCGAGCTCAGTGCCTTGAGCGCGGAAGATTTCGTCCGCATTCTGACCGAGCCGGATGCATCGTTGACCGAGCAATATCAAGCCTTGTTGGCCACCGAAGGGGTCGAGGTCAGTTTTAGCGACGATGGCATTCAACGCATTGCCGAGTTGGGCTGGCAGGTCAACGAAAGCGTGGAAAATATCGGTGCTAGGCGTTTGCATACCATATTGGAAAAGTTGTTGGAGGAAATTTCCTTCGATGCGCCGGATTTGCTGGAAAAAACCATTCGTATCGACGCTGCCTATGTGGATGCGCATCTGCGGGAACTGGCGGCCGACGAAGATTTGAGCCGCTATATTCTCTAG
- the hslV gene encoding ATP-dependent protease subunit HslV — translation MSIELRGTTILAVRRGDKVVIGGDGQVTLGNTVMKGNARKVRRLYHDKVIAGFAGATADAFTLFEHFEGKLEKHRGNLTRAAVEMAKDWRTDRALRKLEALLIIADAKTLLTLSGTGDVIEPEHDFMAIGSGGAFAQSAARALLDNTDLSAREIVEKSLNIAADICIYTNHNLRIEELDAEPQASENE, via the coding sequence ATGAGCATAGAACTTAGAGGCACCACTATTCTGGCCGTAAGGCGCGGGGACAAGGTCGTGATAGGCGGTGACGGCCAGGTGACTTTGGGCAATACCGTGATGAAAGGCAATGCCCGTAAAGTCAGGCGCTTGTATCACGATAAAGTCATCGCCGGTTTTGCCGGAGCCACCGCCGATGCCTTTACCTTGTTCGAACATTTCGAAGGTAAGCTGGAAAAGCATCGCGGCAATCTGACCCGCGCCGCCGTCGAAATGGCCAAGGACTGGCGTACCGACCGGGCCTTGCGTAAATTGGAAGCTTTATTGATCATCGCCGATGCCAAAACCCTGTTGACTTTATCCGGTACCGGTGACGTGATCGAACCGGAACACGATTTCATGGCCATCGGTTCCGGTGGCGCCTTCGCCCAAAGCGCCGCCAGGGCATTGCTGGATAATACCGATTTGAGCGCGCGGGAGATCGTGGAAAAATCCCTGAATATCGCCGCCGACATCTGTATCTATACCAACCATAATCTGCGCATCGAAGAATTGGACGCGGAACCGCAAGCGTCGGAGAACGAGTAA